The Pseudodesulfovibrio sp. zrk46 genome contains a region encoding:
- a CDS encoding DUF4911 domain-containing protein, protein MSKAKKSSRRRPRKRICPPPPVTSERIYIQINPSKIALFRFLLEGYDNIGIFTVTNKFTGLLQLRYSPHQRREIKQFLDAVRTEIDVKDVTPN, encoded by the coding sequence ATGAGCAAGGCCAAGAAATCATCCCGCCGACGTCCGCGCAAACGCATCTGCCCGCCACCGCCCGTCACGTCCGAGCGCATCTACATCCAGATCAATCCCTCAAAGATTGCCCTGTTCCGTTTCCTGCTCGAAGGATACGACAACATCGGCATCTTCACGGTCACCAATAAGTTCACCGGCCTGCTCCAGCTTCGCTACTCTCCCCACCAGCGTCGCGAGATCAAACAGTTCCTCGACGCCGTGCGCACCGAGATCGACGTCAAAG
- a CDS encoding methyltransferase domain-containing protein, whose product MSHIAQDSLVTIYFTFTWSSTHARHVEHYLAKDVNFTRDILPLGVKSRMIGLKVGDSVDLVMDKSEVPEFKPGKVLDMPRARFQAEVDGKAIRPRIGRYYPKHFIEQVPGTRPDSDTPFRIADCDVAGFKADLNHPMAGREVTIHATVMEIKPPATEAGSLKRWPDIFFSGPGMQARLPETPTDYLGDSPFQRNDETGDAEFYGKPRMVYHLDKQAVSNVEGVYGEVLKDGMAVLDLMAGHVSHIPGDIKPASVVGLGMNMEELEANPVLTERVVRNLNDDPLLPFEDESFDAVICTVSVEYLTKPFEIFAEAARVLRRGGVFALTFSNRWFEAKVIRVWRNLHEFERVGLVSQYFVRTEKFEDLTTWSERGWPRPDDSEDRYAKELSESDPVYAVWGRKK is encoded by the coding sequence ATGTCCCATATTGCGCAGGATTCACTGGTTACGATATATTTTACCTTCACATGGTCAAGCACCCATGCCCGCCATGTGGAGCACTATCTGGCCAAGGACGTCAATTTCACCAGAGATATTTTACCGTTGGGCGTGAAGAGCCGAATGATCGGCTTGAAAGTAGGCGATTCCGTAGATCTGGTCATGGACAAGTCTGAAGTGCCCGAGTTCAAGCCGGGCAAGGTGCTGGATATGCCCAGAGCCCGGTTTCAGGCCGAGGTCGACGGCAAGGCCATCAGGCCGAGGATCGGGCGTTACTATCCCAAGCACTTTATCGAGCAGGTACCGGGTACCCGTCCGGATTCCGATACGCCGTTCCGCATCGCCGATTGCGACGTGGCCGGGTTCAAGGCTGACCTCAATCATCCCATGGCTGGTCGCGAAGTGACCATTCATGCCACGGTAATGGAAATCAAGCCGCCGGCAACCGAGGCGGGCAGCCTCAAGCGCTGGCCCGATATCTTCTTCAGTGGGCCGGGAATGCAGGCGCGCTTGCCGGAGACGCCTACCGATTATCTGGGCGACAGCCCGTTCCAGCGTAATGACGAGACCGGCGACGCCGAATTCTATGGCAAGCCTCGCATGGTCTATCATCTCGATAAGCAGGCTGTATCCAACGTGGAAGGTGTGTACGGCGAGGTGTTAAAGGACGGCATGGCCGTGCTTGACCTCATGGCCGGGCATGTTTCTCATATCCCGGGCGATATCAAGCCTGCTTCCGTAGTGGGGCTCGGCATGAACATGGAAGAACTGGAGGCGAACCCCGTCCTGACGGAGCGGGTGGTACGCAACCTCAATGACGACCCCCTCTTGCCGTTTGAAGATGAGAGCTTTGATGCCGTGATCTGCACAGTGAGTGTGGAATATCTGACCAAGCCGTTTGAAATCTTTGCCGAAGCGGCGCGGGTGTTGAGGCGCGGCGGCGTGTTCGCCCTGACCTTCTCCAACCGCTGGTTCGAGGCCAAGGTCATCCGTGTATGGCGGAATCTGCACGAGTTCGAGCGTGTGGGGCTGGTCAGCCAGTACTTTGTGCGTACCGAGAAGTTCGAAGACCTGACCACTTGGTCAGAGCGCGGCTGGCCCCGTCCGGATGATTCCGAAGACCGGTATGCCAAGGAGTTGTCCGAGAGCGACCCCGTGTATGCCGTGTGGGGTCGGAAGAAGTAA
- a CDS encoding HD domain-containing phosphohydrolase: MGNTAPAENGNNTMKKKSSGLFPVSPYMVIPSRVGGFALYLKQGEEFVLYAERGVLFTDEHRERLTKLDVKHVYIKAEDYAFYNTYLHDNLLELLDDEIIPVRERARAWNDATVSLAKDAFDKKLPATMDKRQFIRIRKLINSSLRFLAREDSLRELARFIADGSELYRHGIGVMVMTISVLSSYVKDDSDLMVAVGMGALLHDIGKLELPDHLFSRRGDSLSMDEQGLIRSHPALGVGVCSSLPLPQETLQCILFHHECNDGTGYPSGAQGDMLPSYVKVLSLCNEYDNLTRGLHGRKKLTPFEALTRIKNRRGCFDKEMLARLIAILSKAKLT, translated from the coding sequence ATGGGCAACACAGCGCCAGCCGAAAACGGCAACAACACAATGAAGAAGAAATCCAGCGGACTGTTTCCAGTCTCGCCGTATATGGTCATCCCGTCCCGCGTGGGCGGCTTCGCCCTGTATCTCAAACAGGGCGAGGAATTCGTGCTCTATGCCGAGCGCGGCGTACTCTTTACCGACGAACACCGCGAACGCCTCACCAAGCTGGACGTCAAGCACGTCTATATCAAGGCCGAAGACTACGCTTTTTACAACACCTACCTGCACGACAACCTGCTGGAGCTGCTGGATGACGAGATCATCCCGGTCCGCGAGCGCGCCCGTGCATGGAATGACGCCACGGTTTCTCTGGCCAAGGACGCCTTTGACAAGAAGCTGCCCGCCACCATGGACAAGCGGCAGTTCATCCGCATCCGCAAGCTGATCAATTCCAGTCTGCGGTTCCTCGCCCGCGAAGACTCCCTGCGCGAGCTGGCCCGCTTCATTGCCGATGGCAGTGAACTGTATCGCCACGGTATCGGCGTCATGGTCATGACCATCAGCGTGCTGTCCTCCTATGTGAAGGACGACTCCGACCTCATGGTGGCAGTGGGGATGGGCGCCCTGCTCCACGACATCGGTAAGCTGGAACTGCCGGACCACCTTTTCTCCCGCCGCGGGGACTCCCTTTCCATGGATGAGCAAGGCCTTATCCGTTCCCACCCGGCACTGGGTGTGGGCGTATGTTCATCCCTCCCCCTGCCGCAGGAAACCCTGCAGTGCATCCTGTTCCACCACGAATGCAATGACGGCACAGGCTATCCCTCCGGCGCACAAGGAGACATGTTGCCCTCCTACGTCAAGGTGCTTTCCCTGTGCAACGAATACGACAACCTCACTCGTGGCCTGCACGGTCGCAAGAAGCTCACGCCATTCGAGGCACTCACCCGCATCAAGAACCGACGCGGATGCTTTGACAAGGAGATGCTCGCACGGCTCATCGCGATTCTCTCCAAGGCAAAGCTGACATAA
- a CDS encoding (2Fe-2S)-binding protein translates to MTKPMMDLPMNTKSETCGCGGPPKTIETECPHCGQKGMRVRAGTVRYLLFDSYRDEVKDKIYGLCLTPDCMVSWYAQDGTHHFKTSQTMTQIWTKEDADPVYVCYCHEITRQMISDAIAKKGLRTIEEIINHYYGEMKCSCATNNPSGQCCFENFEKIIAEELKDYLGCSS, encoded by the coding sequence ATGACCAAGCCCATGATGGACCTGCCCATGAACACCAAGAGTGAAACCTGTGGTTGTGGCGGTCCGCCCAAAACCATCGAAACCGAATGCCCCCACTGCGGACAGAAAGGCATGCGCGTACGGGCAGGCACCGTGCGTTATCTGCTGTTCGACTCCTACCGCGACGAGGTGAAGGACAAGATTTACGGCCTCTGCCTGACACCTGACTGCATGGTGTCGTGGTATGCACAGGATGGCACCCATCATTTCAAGACAAGCCAGACCATGACCCAGATCTGGACCAAGGAAGACGCCGACCCGGTCTACGTCTGCTACTGTCACGAGATCACCCGCCAGATGATCAGCGACGCCATCGCCAAGAAGGGATTGCGTACCATCGAGGAGATCATCAACCACTATTACGGCGAGATGAAGTGTTCCTGTGCCACCAACAACCCTTCGGGACAGTGCTGCTTCGAGAACTTCGAAAAGATCATCGCCGAAGAGCTGAAGGACTACCTCGGCTGCAGCTCGTGA
- the uvrA gene encoding excinuclease ABC subunit UvrA, whose amino-acid sequence MTKSEDKKSIHIEGARHHNLKDLTLDIPRDELVVVCGPSGSGKSTLAFDIVYAEGQRRYVESLSAYARQFLPQMDKPDVDKVEGLSPAISLEQQTASRNPRSTVGTVTEVYDFLRVFFARLGKFYCPECGKPIEAQTTDEIVNTVLEMEQGTKFMLLAPLVENQKGTHKDLFAKLKKDGFVRVRINGKMYTLDDVPELEKNTKKTIDLVVDRLVIKDGIKKRLADSVELALEHGDERMIVSVVGGDNAGDTFMSTLSTCPACKISMPRLTPQLFSFNSPQGACQTCNGIGSVEYFEPDLISPNKGLSLNDGGVIPWKSAYRQEQYGPKLKALCKLHGVTLDTPLGDFSAEAWDDLFFGNPKVNWQGVVPILEYGQQMSGVWDHWTARFQQSRPCPDCHGARLRPEALAVRVGDVNMFEFACMSIQRALEWLNSLEFTGQDNLIAEPLLKELTHKLGFMVNVGLEYLSLGRNMGTLSGGEAQRIRLASQLGSGLVGVTYVLDEPSIGLHPRDNQRLIDTLRSLQRRGNTVLVVEHDEPTILEADHVIEIGPSSGWLGGEIVFQGPVDKLLKADTLTGKYLRGDLCVEPPEERRKPTDHVVIKNVETNNLKNLDVDIPLGVMTCVTGVSGSGKSSLVMDSLYKHLQLHQGNKANNPGKIGGIEGLDKIEKVISIDQTPIGRTPRSNPATYTKIFDEIRKIFAGSKEARTRGYQPGRFSFNVKGGRCEACKGDGQIRVEMHFLPDVYVTCETCKGKRYNAQTLEVEYKGKNIADVLNMTVRQAREFFANHPPLMRRLDVLAQVGLEYIRLGQAATTLSGGEAQRIKISRELGKRNLPGALYILDEPTTGLHMHEVGKLIRVLHQLVEKGATVIVIEHNTDVIMASDHVIDLGPGGGEHGGQIVAAGTPEEIIANPDSATGQFLK is encoded by the coding sequence ATGACCAAATCCGAAGACAAGAAATCTATTCATATAGAAGGTGCCCGTCACCATAATCTGAAAGACCTGACCCTTGATATCCCCCGCGACGAGCTCGTTGTGGTGTGTGGTCCCTCGGGGTCGGGCAAGTCCACCCTCGCGTTCGACATCGTCTACGCCGAGGGGCAGCGTCGTTACGTGGAATCCCTTTCCGCCTACGCCCGCCAGTTTCTTCCACAGATGGACAAGCCGGACGTGGACAAGGTGGAGGGCCTTTCTCCGGCCATCTCGCTGGAGCAGCAGACCGCCTCGCGCAACCCGCGTTCCACCGTGGGTACCGTGACCGAGGTCTACGACTTTCTGCGCGTGTTCTTTGCCCGCCTCGGCAAGTTCTACTGCCCCGAGTGCGGCAAGCCTATCGAAGCCCAGACCACGGACGAGATCGTCAACACCGTCCTCGAGATGGAGCAGGGCACCAAGTTCATGCTGCTCGCCCCGCTGGTGGAGAACCAGAAGGGCACGCACAAGGACCTGTTCGCCAAGCTCAAGAAGGACGGCTTCGTGCGTGTGCGCATCAACGGCAAAATGTACACGCTGGACGATGTGCCGGAGCTGGAGAAGAATACCAAGAAGACCATCGATCTGGTGGTGGACCGACTGGTCATCAAGGACGGCATCAAGAAGCGTCTGGCCGACTCGGTCGAGCTGGCGCTGGAACACGGCGACGAGCGCATGATCGTGTCCGTGGTGGGCGGCGACAACGCAGGCGACACCTTTATGTCGACCCTCTCCACCTGTCCGGCCTGCAAGATTTCCATGCCGCGCCTCACGCCGCAGCTTTTCTCCTTCAACTCGCCGCAGGGCGCGTGTCAGACCTGTAACGGCATCGGCTCCGTGGAATATTTCGAGCCGGACCTCATCTCGCCCAACAAGGGCCTCTCCCTGAACGACGGTGGCGTGATCCCGTGGAAGTCCGCCTATCGGCAGGAGCAGTATGGCCCCAAGCTCAAGGCGCTCTGCAAACTGCACGGCGTGACGTTGGATACCCCGCTGGGCGATTTTTCGGCTGAGGCGTGGGATGATCTGTTCTTCGGTAACCCCAAGGTCAACTGGCAGGGCGTAGTCCCGATTCTGGAGTACGGGCAGCAGATGTCCGGCGTGTGGGATCACTGGACCGCCCGGTTCCAGCAGTCCCGCCCTTGTCCGGACTGCCACGGCGCACGTCTGCGTCCCGAGGCTCTGGCCGTGCGCGTGGGCGACGTCAATATGTTCGAGTTCGCCTGCATGTCCATCCAGCGAGCTTTGGAATGGCTCAACAGTCTGGAATTTACCGGGCAGGACAACCTCATTGCCGAGCCGCTCCTCAAGGAGCTGACCCATAAGCTCGGCTTCATGGTCAATGTTGGCCTCGAATATCTTTCCCTCGGCCGTAACATGGGCACCCTGTCCGGTGGTGAGGCCCAGCGCATTCGTCTCGCATCCCAGCTCGGTTCAGGGCTGGTGGGTGTGACTTACGTGCTGGATGAACCGTCCATCGGCCTGCATCCCCGTGACAACCAGCGGCTCATCGATACCCTCCGTTCACTCCAGCGACGCGGCAACACCGTGTTGGTGGTAGAGCATGACGAGCCTACCATCCTTGAGGCAGACCATGTCATCGAGATCGGTCCTTCCTCGGGCTGGCTCGGCGGCGAGATCGTGTTTCAGGGGCCGGTGGACAAGCTGCTCAAGGCAGATACCCTGACCGGTAAGTATTTGCGCGGCGACCTGTGCGTGGAACCGCCTGAGGAGCGTCGCAAGCCCACGGATCATGTGGTCATCAAGAACGTGGAGACCAATAACCTCAAGAATCTCGACGTGGATATTCCGCTGGGTGTCATGACCTGTGTCACCGGCGTGTCCGGTTCGGGCAAGTCCTCGCTGGTCATGGATTCGTTGTACAAGCATCTCCAGTTGCATCAGGGCAACAAGGCCAACAACCCCGGCAAGATCGGCGGCATCGAGGGGCTCGACAAGATCGAGAAGGTCATCTCCATCGACCAGACACCCATCGGCCGTACGCCGAGGTCCAATCCGGCCACCTACACCAAGATCTTTGACGAGATCCGCAAGATTTTTGCGGGCTCCAAGGAAGCGCGCACCCGTGGCTACCAGCCGGGCCGCTTCTCTTTCAACGTCAAGGGCGGTCGCTGCGAAGCGTGCAAGGGCGACGGCCAGATTCGCGTGGAAATGCACTTTCTGCCCGATGTCTACGTTACCTGTGAAACCTGTAAGGGCAAGCGCTACAACGCCCAGACCCTTGAGGTGGAATACAAGGGCAAGAACATCGCGGACGTGCTGAACATGACCGTGCGTCAGGCGCGCGAGTTCTTCGCCAACCATCCGCCCCTCATGCGCCGTCTGGACGTCCTCGCGCAGGTCGGTCTGGAGTACATTCGCCTTGGTCAGGCAGCCACAACGCTGTCCGGCGGCGAGGCCCAGCGCATCAAAATATCCCGCGAGCTGGGCAAGCGAAACCTGCCCGGTGCGCTCTATATTCTCGACGAGCCCACCACCGGCCTGCATATGCACGAGGTCGGCAAGCTGATCCGCGTGCTGCATCAGTTGGTGGAAAAAGGGGCCACTGTCATCGTCATCGAACACAATACCGACGTCATTATGGCCTCCGACCATGTCATCGACCTCGGTCCGGGCGGTGGCGAACATGGCGGCCAGATCGTGGCGGCCGGAACTCCTGAGGAGATAATCGCCAATCCGGATTCGGCCACGGGGCAGTTCCTGAAATAG
- a CDS encoding transporter substrate-binding domain-containing protein codes for MIVDMKKRRFSVYSYRTLVLCILFLAGVFFALPVVAEDSVVRVHSDIWMPYNGVPGSDEEGYAVDILREIFTPHDIRVEYADRSWNRSVLGLEQGGTDLVIGAFKFEVPNCIFPETTIGETVMGLYSTNPHLKINDYDGLRDLKIGIVSGWGYRKWLLEDAEKHPENYIRLYGDEAFPKLMELLLAHRVQLIPGSSMVMNYQIKRNGLQDKVFFVGYGPSPKSEKLYYAFSPLHPERSRRLAKIVDDGMKRLRESGRLAAILAKYGLSDWE; via the coding sequence TTGATTGTAGATATGAAAAAAAGGCGGTTTTCTGTGTATAGCTATCGCACACTGGTATTGTGCATATTGTTCCTCGCCGGGGTGTTTTTCGCCTTGCCGGTGGTGGCCGAAGACAGTGTGGTCAGGGTTCATAGCGATATCTGGATGCCATATAATGGAGTCCCCGGGTCCGATGAAGAAGGGTATGCCGTCGACATCCTGCGCGAGATATTCACCCCTCACGACATTCGGGTTGAGTATGCCGACAGGTCATGGAATCGATCGGTCCTGGGTCTGGAGCAGGGCGGGACAGATCTGGTCATTGGCGCGTTCAAATTCGAGGTGCCGAATTGCATCTTTCCTGAAACCACCATTGGCGAGACCGTAATGGGGCTCTATTCGACAAATCCCCATCTTAAAATAAATGATTACGATGGTCTACGAGATCTGAAGATCGGCATCGTTAGCGGGTGGGGCTACCGGAAGTGGCTCCTGGAAGATGCAGAGAAGCATCCTGAGAATTACATACGCCTTTATGGGGATGAAGCCTTCCCGAAGCTGATGGAGTTACTGCTGGCTCACCGGGTGCAGTTGATCCCCGGTTCCTCGATGGTGATGAACTATCAGATCAAGCGCAATGGTCTACAGGACAAGGTCTTCTTTGTCGGGTACGGGCCGTCGCCGAAATCGGAAAAGTTGTATTATGCCTTCAGTCCATTGCACCCTGAGCGGTCACGGCGGCTTGCGAAGATTGTCGACGACGGCATGAAGAGGTTGCGAGAGTCAGGGAGACTGGCTGCAATACTCGCCAAATACGGCCTCAGCGATTGGGAGTGA
- a CDS encoding transporter substrate-binding domain-containing protein translates to MVIIFCFLLSLIAARPACAGESLVLSTVEWSPLATEHLESKRLVVEIVQEAYRRAGIETNVVFVPFKRALQMAETGEVDGLVVSSLTPERAEYMFFSKWKFENEISFWALERPKTTYEDIQELCPGKVGVLRGSHVARKISSLECLEPVLINSKKFIAQLLQEGRIDYAIEGRRELRYWVNKDWGGD, encoded by the coding sequence GTGGTAATCATTTTCTGTTTTCTGCTTTCATTAATTGCCGCTCGGCCTGCCTGTGCCGGGGAATCTCTCGTGCTGTCGACCGTCGAATGGTCCCCTTTGGCCACGGAGCATCTGGAGAGCAAGAGGCTGGTCGTTGAGATAGTCCAAGAGGCTTACCGAAGGGCCGGGATAGAAACCAACGTTGTATTTGTGCCGTTCAAGCGAGCCTTGCAAATGGCTGAGACTGGCGAAGTCGATGGGCTGGTTGTTTCAAGTCTCACGCCGGAGCGTGCCGAGTATATGTTTTTCTCGAAGTGGAAATTCGAGAATGAAATAAGTTTCTGGGCGCTGGAAAGGCCCAAGACAACATACGAGGATATTCAAGAGCTCTGTCCGGGGAAAGTCGGTGTGCTTCGGGGTTCACATGTTGCGCGGAAAATCTCCTCCCTTGAATGCCTGGAACCGGTGCTGATCAATTCAAAGAAGTTCATTGCCCAATTGCTGCAGGAGGGCAGAATTGATTATGCAATTGAAGGGAGACGTGAGCTTCGTTACTGGGTGAACAAGGATTGGGGCGGTGATTAA
- a CDS encoding transporter substrate-binding domain-containing protein, with amino-acid sequence MIVALAVLNPDRNHYSVCKARFTKIIAIVLCLASLCCVHVVLAPSAWAQDSKPVRLVGFDYPPFYQDEDGVLDGIAVELGKQLFARLEMQMSLSVFPLKRSLEMLENGEADATLILIKTPERSKYLLFSNAVMTVRGLIWSASGLRERAVHFDRLEDLRRYKIGVTRGYSYGPKFDELLKSMHVDVANSDYLNYVKLVAGRIEIFPGNEIVAAGLFKKHPELRGKVVHSDKSFIEWVLRIAVSKKSKLVDMMPQINEELGKMKVEGVIDAIIRKYTE; translated from the coding sequence ATGATCGTGGCATTGGCGGTATTGAATCCGGATCGGAACCATTATTCTGTTTGTAAAGCTCGCTTCACAAAGATCATTGCCATTGTTCTTTGTCTGGCCAGCCTTTGTTGTGTACACGTCGTACTTGCCCCTTCGGCATGGGCGCAGGATTCCAAGCCCGTGCGACTGGTCGGATTCGATTATCCCCCGTTCTATCAGGACGAGGATGGTGTGCTGGACGGCATCGCCGTAGAGCTGGGCAAGCAGTTGTTCGCTCGCCTGGAGATGCAGATGTCCCTTTCGGTGTTCCCGCTGAAGCGATCTCTTGAAATGCTCGAAAACGGGGAGGCGGACGCCACCCTCATTCTGATCAAGACCCCCGAGCGGTCGAAGTATCTACTCTTCTCCAATGCGGTCATGACCGTGCGTGGATTGATATGGTCTGCCAGTGGTCTCCGGGAGCGGGCTGTTCATTTCGACAGGCTGGAAGATTTGAGGCGGTACAAGATCGGCGTGACGCGTGGCTATAGCTATGGCCCGAAATTCGATGAGCTGCTCAAGTCCATGCACGTGGACGTGGCCAACAGCGATTACCTCAATTATGTCAAGCTGGTGGCTGGAAGAATCGAGATATTTCCCGGCAATGAGATCGTGGCGGCGGGGCTCTTCAAGAAGCACCCCGAACTGCGCGGCAAGGTCGTTCACTCCGACAAGTCTTTCATCGAATGGGTGCTTCGCATCGCTGTGAGCAAGAAATCCAAGCTTGTCGACATGATGCCGCAGATCAATGAAGAGCTGGGAAAGATGAAGGTCGAAGGCGTGATCGACGCCATTATCAGGAAGTATACCGAGTAA
- the proX gene encoding glycine betaine/L-proline ABC transporter substrate-binding protein ProX, whose product MRRILGVLLCFILMTTSCLAMDKTPGKGITVKPARATWNTGFFQEALIRRGLEELGYTVKKPKDLQNPIFYKSVALGDVDYWANGWFPNHDSQLPKNFYDKAEKVGYVVKAGGLQGYLVSKKLVEKYNIKSLEDFKRPEVKKAFDQNGDGKADLTACPPGWGCENVIGHHLKVYGLEDHITPVKASYEAGMAAAIGAYKAGGPVFFYTWTPNWTVFKLKPGKDVMWINVPEIMPTAAQAPGEDRMTVSDVEGAVSDPIKLGFVVSDIQIVANKKFTAANPAARKFMEEFKLTLNDISAQNTRMNEGEKSDKDIAKHVDEWIANNQEKWNSWLKAARMAAK is encoded by the coding sequence ATGCGACGTATTTTGGGTGTACTGCTTTGTTTCATTTTGATGACGACCAGCTGCCTGGCCATGGACAAAACCCCGGGCAAAGGCATTACCGTCAAGCCCGCCCGCGCCACATGGAATACCGGCTTCTTCCAGGAAGCTTTGATCCGTCGAGGCTTGGAAGAACTGGGCTACACGGTAAAAAAACCGAAAGACCTGCAAAATCCGATTTTCTATAAATCCGTAGCCCTCGGTGATGTGGACTACTGGGCAAACGGTTGGTTCCCCAACCACGACAGCCAGCTTCCCAAGAATTTTTACGACAAGGCCGAGAAGGTCGGTTACGTCGTCAAGGCTGGCGGACTGCAGGGATATCTGGTCTCCAAGAAACTCGTGGAGAAGTACAACATCAAATCTCTGGAAGACTTTAAACGCCCTGAAGTGAAAAAAGCATTCGACCAGAACGGCGACGGCAAGGCAGACCTGACTGCCTGCCCTCCGGGCTGGGGTTGTGAAAATGTCATCGGCCATCACCTGAAAGTGTACGGCCTTGAAGACCACATCACCCCGGTCAAGGCTTCCTACGAGGCAGGCATGGCTGCTGCCATCGGAGCATACAAGGCCGGAGGCCCTGTCTTCTTTTACACCTGGACCCCCAACTGGACCGTTTTCAAGCTGAAGCCCGGCAAGGACGTCATGTGGATCAACGTCCCTGAGATCATGCCCACAGCAGCACAGGCTCCGGGTGAAGACCGCATGACCGTTTCCGACGTCGAGGGCGCAGTTTCCGACCCGATCAAACTCGGCTTTGTCGTGTCCGACATCCAGATCGTCGCCAACAAGAAATTCACCGCAGCCAATCCTGCCGCACGCAAGTTCATGGAAGAGTTCAAGCTCACTCTCAATGACATCTCCGCTCAGAACACCCGCATGAATGAAGGTGAAAAGTCCGACAAGGACATCGCCAAACATGTGGACGAATGGATCGCCAACAACCAGGAGAAGTGGAATAGCTGGCTCAAGGCAGCTCGCATGGCTGCAAAATAG
- a CDS encoding flavodoxin family protein: MIIGFEGSPRRGGNSHKILEAILFGAEGAGESAEAVHLRDYDYKPCLGCEKCRKDKICTRMNDGMTLLYPRIIDAKGLVLVTPVHNYNVTAWVKAFIDRLYCFYDFNDERPRGWSSRLAGQGRKAVIVAIAEQEKKYDMGVALEAMRLPMTALGFDVVEEVAILRMFDRGIVVNHDDIMDQARNAGQTLAKALGK, from the coding sequence ATGATCATTGGTTTTGAAGGAAGCCCCCGTCGTGGAGGGAACTCTCACAAAATTTTGGAAGCAATTCTGTTCGGTGCGGAGGGCGCCGGAGAGTCAGCAGAAGCAGTTCACCTTCGCGATTACGACTACAAGCCATGCCTCGGATGCGAGAAGTGTAGAAAAGATAAGATCTGTACAAGGATGAATGACGGCATGACGCTCCTCTACCCCAGGATCATTGATGCCAAAGGGCTTGTGCTGGTCACGCCCGTGCACAACTACAACGTCACCGCCTGGGTGAAGGCCTTCATCGACAGGTTGTACTGTTTCTACGATTTCAACGACGAGCGCCCGAGAGGGTGGTCAAGCCGACTTGCCGGGCAGGGGCGCAAAGCCGTAATCGTGGCCATCGCCGAGCAGGAAAAGAAGTACGACATGGGCGTGGCTCTGGAGGCGATGCGCTTGCCCATGACCGCGCTGGGGTTTGATGTTGTGGAAGAGGTCGCGATCCTCAGGATGTTCGACAGAGGCATTGTGGTGAACCATGACGACATCATGGATCAAGCCAGGAATGCAGGGCAGACGTTGGCGAAGGCGCTGGGCAAGTAA